One window from the genome of Acinetobacter lanii encodes:
- a CDS encoding ATP-dependent helicase, with product MSLANLINELNPQQKQAATTQTKHSLVLAGAGCGKTKTIVARAAYLIDQGVPANQIQILTFTRRSASEIVARVELALGDQAKGLRASTFHTFCMFLLRRAPKAFGLDQFSIIDRDDQLMMFRLIRGKDDKKNPNALPKPKELCDLYSFARNTRQKLSLALEKQLPEFLEYKAQIAEIMKEYETRKRARHFLDYDDILAVVASALAQSEGLVDYVSSLCQHMLVDEMQDTNPLQWALLEPLKDKTSLFCVGDDAQSIYGFRGADFENIHHFKDRVPDAEIFKLEKNYRSTQEILDLSNWLLDQSSINYDKKLEAYRGDGIKPKLHIFPNEFDEAKWIAIDIKERHFLEGAAWNDHMVLVRSSFAARHIEAAFIQANVPYRFIGGMKLLETAHVKDLLSLLRVIANPADDIAWMRFLTLWNGVGDVGASKLAQQLLVETEQDKIFEKLERFGRIPEQTLLIMKQMLVLKDQVQACVSLGIEALIAQLEENYAKKDWTKRIGDFELVKQLAAKHDQLSEFLEEYVLDPVSISEIERQSEDDVVTLITIHSAKGTEQKVCYVANVSAGQYPHARAQGDFDEVEEERRVLYVALTRAKNELILTKQNLNLWARDQVDEQGRKIESYFLNDLTRYLCTTETHYKTRQQTVKSALIERQSINLDFGIDLD from the coding sequence ATGAGTTTAGCCAACCTGATTAATGAGTTAAATCCTCAGCAAAAACAAGCAGCAACAACTCAAACAAAGCATAGCTTGGTTTTGGCAGGAGCAGGTTGTGGTAAAACCAAAACCATTGTGGCACGTGCAGCCTATTTGATTGATCAAGGTGTGCCTGCCAATCAAATTCAAATTTTGACTTTTACCCGTCGTTCAGCCAGTGAAATTGTGGCGCGGGTTGAATTGGCTTTGGGTGATCAAGCCAAAGGTCTGCGTGCTTCTACTTTTCATACCTTTTGTATGTTCTTACTACGCCGTGCGCCTAAAGCTTTTGGCTTAGATCAATTTTCCATTATTGATCGTGATGATCAGCTGATGATGTTTAGATTGATTCGTGGCAAAGACGACAAGAAAAATCCAAATGCTTTGCCTAAGCCGAAAGAACTGTGTGATCTATATTCATTTGCACGGAATACCCGTCAAAAACTCAGCTTAGCCTTAGAAAAGCAATTGCCTGAGTTTTTAGAATACAAAGCGCAAATTGCTGAGATCATGAAAGAGTATGAAACACGCAAGCGGGCACGTCACTTTTTAGATTATGACGATATCTTGGCAGTGGTGGCTTCAGCTTTAGCGCAATCTGAGGGTTTGGTGGACTATGTATCGAGCTTATGCCAGCACATGCTGGTCGATGAGATGCAAGACACCAATCCATTGCAATGGGCACTGCTCGAACCGTTAAAAGACAAAACCAGTTTGTTCTGTGTGGGAGACGACGCCCAGTCAATTTATGGCTTTCGGGGCGCAGACTTTGAAAATATTCATCATTTCAAAGACCGTGTGCCTGATGCGGAAATTTTTAAATTGGAAAAAAACTATCGCTCAACTCAAGAGATTTTAGATTTATCCAATTGGCTGCTCGATCAAAGCTCGATTAATTATGATAAAAAATTAGAAGCCTACCGTGGTGATGGTATTAAACCGAAACTACATATTTTCCCGAATGAATTTGATGAAGCCAAATGGATTGCCATTGATATTAAAGAGCGTCACTTTTTAGAAGGGGCGGCTTGGAATGACCATATGGTCTTGGTGCGCTCGAGTTTTGCCGCACGACATATTGAAGCGGCATTTATTCAAGCCAATGTGCCTTATCGGTTTATTGGGGGCATGAAATTACTTGAAACAGCGCATGTCAAAGACTTGCTGAGTTTACTTCGAGTAATTGCTAATCCGGCAGATGATATTGCTTGGATGCGCTTTTTAACGCTGTGGAACGGGGTTGGGGATGTCGGGGCTAGTAAGTTGGCGCAGCAACTGTTGGTTGAAACTGAGCAAGATAAAATCTTTGAAAAACTCGAGCGCTTTGGACGTATTCCTGAACAGACATTACTGATCATGAAGCAAATGTTGGTGCTGAAAGATCAAGTCCAAGCCTGTGTCAGCTTAGGCATTGAGGCATTAATCGCACAGCTTGAAGAAAACTATGCTAAGAAAGATTGGACTAAGCGCATCGGTGACTTTGAACTGGTTAAGCAATTGGCCGCCAAGCATGATCAGCTGAGTGAGTTTTTAGAAGAATACGTACTCGATCCTGTATCCATTTCAGAAATTGAGCGTCAGTCTGAAGATGATGTGGTGACCCTCATTACTATTCACTCTGCCAAAGGGACAGAGCAAAAAGTCTGTTATGTGGCGAATGTCTCGGCAGGGCAGTACCCGCATGCACGTGCGCAGGGTGATTTTGATGAAGTGGAAGAAGAGCGCCGTGTGTTGTATGTGGCTTTAACCCGTGCCAAGAATGAATTGATCTTAACCAAACAAAATCTCAACCTTTGGGCACGTGATCAAGTCGATGAACAAGGACGCAAAATTGAAAGTTATTTCTTAAATGATTTGACTCGATATTTATGTACCACCGAAACGCATTACAAAACCCGTCAGCAAACGGTAAAAAGTGCCTTAATTGAACGTCAGTCGATTAATTTAGATTTTGGCATCGATCTCGATTAG
- a CDS encoding coniferyl aldehyde dehydrogenase, whose translation MNSQTKTSLMTTETAEVQQIHDLLALQKEAYRRYPLPTAKERIERLARLKKVLVKYQDQFAEAISQDYGNRSVAETKIGELLTSLEQIKYYSKHLTEWMKPSKRHIGLLHQPAKAWVQYQPMGVVGIIAPWNYPLLLAMSPLICALAAGNHAMIKVSSSSSQFGFVLQNALSEAFPQELVAVVNGGGVISDTFSHLAFDKLVFTGSTNVGKTVMKAASENLVPVILELGGKSPVVVHPSIDLKDVAERVVFGKLWNAGQTCVAPDYIFLPKGKTAEFVQQFKKVAISMYPSIRDNPDYTSMVNDKQNRRVQGYLEDAANKGAQRIEINPKNEDLTAVRKIAPTLLTGVTADMEIMKNEIFGPVLPILEYEQIDEVIEFINDRPRPLALYYFDFDDSRAEYVAQRTHSGHFGQNAVVTHVAQDDLPFGGVGASGMGRYHGPEGFFNLSNERSVMSVPKLFSLKYILPPFNRSIPSIIQKAFLR comes from the coding sequence ATGAACAGTCAAACAAAAACAAGCTTAATGACGACTGAAACAGCGGAAGTTCAACAAATCCATGATCTTCTTGCCTTACAGAAAGAGGCATACCGCCGTTATCCCCTGCCAACGGCCAAAGAACGTATCGAACGCTTGGCGCGTCTTAAAAAAGTTTTGGTAAAATACCAAGACCAATTTGCTGAAGCCATCAGCCAAGATTATGGTAACCGCTCGGTTGCAGAAACCAAAATTGGTGAGTTGCTGACCTCTTTAGAACAGATTAAATATTATAGCAAGCATTTGACTGAATGGATGAAACCATCGAAACGTCATATCGGACTTTTACATCAACCAGCAAAAGCATGGGTACAATATCAACCGATGGGGGTCGTCGGGATTATTGCACCGTGGAACTACCCACTGTTATTGGCGATGAGTCCGCTGATCTGTGCTTTGGCAGCCGGTAACCATGCCATGATCAAAGTTTCGAGTTCATCGAGTCAATTTGGCTTTGTATTGCAAAATGCACTGTCTGAAGCGTTTCCACAAGAATTGGTTGCAGTGGTCAATGGCGGTGGAGTGATATCTGACACCTTTAGTCATTTGGCGTTTGATAAGTTGGTATTCACTGGCTCAACCAATGTCGGTAAAACCGTCATGAAAGCGGCCTCTGAAAACTTAGTCCCTGTGATTTTAGAACTTGGTGGTAAATCGCCTGTGGTGGTACACCCCTCCATCGATCTCAAAGATGTGGCTGAACGTGTGGTGTTTGGAAAACTGTGGAATGCAGGTCAAACCTGTGTCGCACCGGATTATATTTTCCTACCAAAAGGCAAAACCGCTGAATTTGTACAACAGTTCAAAAAAGTCGCAATCAGCATGTATCCAAGCATTCGCGACAATCCAGACTATACCTCTATGGTCAATGACAAACAGAACCGTCGTGTCCAAGGTTATTTAGAGGATGCTGCGAATAAAGGTGCACAGCGCATTGAAATTAATCCAAAAAATGAAGATTTAACGGCTGTTCGTAAGATTGCACCGACACTCCTCACTGGCGTGACTGCAGATATGGAGATCATGAAAAATGAGATCTTTGGACCGGTACTTCCGATCTTAGAATATGAACAAATAGACGAAGTGATCGAGTTTATTAATGACCGACCCCGCCCTCTTGCATTATACTACTTCGACTTTGATGACTCGCGAGCTGAATATGTCGCTCAGCGAACCCATTCAGGGCATTTTGGGCAAAATGCTGTTGTGACCCATGTTGCACAAGACGACTTACCATTTGGGGGTGTCGGTGCATCGGGGATGGGTAGATATCATGGCCCTGAAGGCTTCTTCAATCTTTCAAATGAACGCTCAGTGATGTCTGTGCCTAAGCTGTTTAGCTTAAAATACATCCTACCGCCATTTAATCGGTCGATTCCAAGCATTATTCAGAAAGCCTTTCTACGTTAA
- a CDS encoding cation:proton antiporter: protein MPHDVDLIILLAVGFGIALIFGYIAARLRLPPLIGYLIAGIIISPNTPGVVADLALANQLAELGVMFLMFGVGMHFSLNDLLQVRRIALPGAILQIAVATLLGMGISYLWGWSLGQSLVFGLSLSCASTVVLLKALGDKGLLNSVNGKIAVGWLLVEDLVMVLVLVLLPATAVLLGGHAPVGHEADGNIWLTLGITLLKVTGFIAFMLIIGKRLVPMIMQYVARLGSRELFTLTVVAAAVSIAYGSYAIFGVSMALGAFFAGMVVKESDFSHRAEEETLPLREIFSILFFVSVGMLFDPSIIVEQPLHILAVIAIIMVGKTIAAMALVLFFRYPLNTALTVGASLAQIGEFSFILATLGLSLGLLTSEAQNLILAGALFSITLNSFLFSAIEPIQNWIRERSHLARLLERSGDPLAMLPDEVSQDYLRDQVVIVGYGEVGRRITTTLMNDGIKVVIAEESREKVERLREKGIAAVSGRATEPGVLIQAHIQHARLLIISPMDILDIHKIVDTVKLLNPQIQVLVCAENKEEAEVIRADNIGQVYYAKEEMAKNMSNHILNQIQLAHHQQPSH from the coding sequence GTGCCTCATGATGTAGATCTGATTATTTTGCTGGCAGTTGGTTTTGGTATCGCCCTTATTTTTGGTTATATCGCTGCACGCTTGCGTCTACCCCCCTTAATTGGATATTTGATTGCCGGGATTATTATTAGTCCAAATACCCCCGGTGTAGTTGCCGATTTAGCCCTTGCCAATCAACTCGCAGAACTCGGTGTCATGTTCCTGATGTTTGGTGTCGGGATGCATTTTTCTTTAAATGACTTACTGCAAGTACGACGCATTGCACTGCCGGGTGCCATTTTACAGATTGCAGTTGCCACCTTGCTCGGTATGGGGATTTCATACTTATGGGGTTGGAGCCTAGGTCAATCCTTGGTTTTTGGTTTAAGCCTCTCCTGTGCCAGCACCGTGGTCCTACTCAAAGCCTTGGGGGACAAGGGCTTACTCAACTCGGTCAATGGTAAAATCGCAGTCGGTTGGCTCTTGGTCGAAGATTTAGTGATGGTTTTAGTGCTAGTCCTTTTACCTGCAACAGCAGTCTTGCTAGGTGGTCATGCGCCTGTAGGACATGAAGCTGACGGCAACATTTGGTTGACACTCGGCATCACTTTACTCAAAGTCACCGGCTTTATTGCCTTCATGTTGATTATAGGCAAACGTCTTGTCCCGATGATCATGCAATATGTGGCGCGTTTAGGCTCTAGAGAGCTTTTTACCCTGACCGTCGTTGCAGCAGCAGTGTCGATAGCCTATGGCTCATACGCGATCTTTGGCGTTTCTATGGCACTAGGCGCCTTCTTTGCCGGCATGGTGGTCAAAGAATCTGACTTTAGTCATCGTGCTGAAGAAGAAACCCTCCCCCTGCGTGAAATCTTTTCAATTCTGTTCTTTGTTTCGGTCGGTATGTTATTCGACCCAAGCATCATCGTTGAACAACCCCTCCATATTTTGGCAGTAATTGCGATTATTATGGTGGGCAAAACCATCGCAGCCATGGCCTTGGTGTTATTCTTCCGCTATCCGCTGAATACAGCTTTAACCGTCGGTGCCAGCTTGGCACAAATTGGAGAATTCTCTTTTATCTTGGCCACTTTAGGTTTGTCATTGGGTTTACTGACCTCAGAAGCACAGAATCTGATTTTGGCAGGTGCATTATTCTCTATCACGCTAAATTCATTTTTATTTTCAGCCATCGAACCGATTCAAAACTGGATTCGTGAACGTTCACATTTGGCGCGTTTGCTTGAACGTAGTGGTGACCCACTTGCCATGCTCCCCGATGAGGTGTCACAGGATTATCTGCGTGATCAGGTGGTGATTGTGGGTTATGGCGAGGTCGGTCGACGTATTACCACAACTTTAATGAATGATGGGATTAAGGTGGTGATTGCAGAAGAAAGTCGTGAAAAAGTTGAACGTCTACGTGAAAAAGGGATTGCTGCGGTATCCGGTCGTGCAACGGAGCCAGGGGTATTGATTCAAGCGCATATTCAACATGCTCGTCTACTGATCATTTCTCCAATGGATATTTTAGACATTCACAAAATTGTGGATACTGTGAAGTTGCTCAATCCTCAAATTCAAGTTTTAGTGTGTGCCGAGAATAAAGAAGAAGCGGAAGTGATCCGTGCGGACAATATTGGTCAAGTCTATTATGCCAAAGAAGAAATGGCGAAGAATATGAGCAATCATATTTTAAATCAGATTCAATTGGCGCATCACCAACAACCTTCACACTAA
- the topA gene encoding type I DNA topoisomerase: protein MANAPRSTSKSTTAKSPEAGKKRALVIVESPAKAKTINKYLGSDYIVKSSVGHVRDLPTGGSAKTAEKKPATRAKLTDEQKAEKAQNALVNRMGVDPEHDWKAKYEVLPGKEGVVAELKKLASQVDEVYLATDMDREGEAIAWHLKEVIGGDDSRYQRVVFNEITKNAIQEAFKQPSRLDIDKVNAQQARRFLDRIVGFMISPLLWEKIARGLSAGRVQSVAAKLVVEREREIRAFIPEEYWQVFADTKSKKDDIRLEAVKQGGKTLKLQNKAQTDALLKILNDAEYKVSAREDKPTKVNPSAPYITSTLQQAASTRLGFSVKKTMMMAQRLYEGGFITYMRTDSTFLSDDAVNMVRGHIESEFGEKYLPAKPNRYGNKAGAQEAHEAIRPSNVALKGDQLVGAERDAQRLYDLIWRQFVACQMTPAEYLSSTILVDANGVELKAKGRTLVFDGFTKVRGANKADDDVLLPAVKVGEVLKLEKLDPSQHFTKPPARFTEASLVKELEKKGIGRPSTYAAIISTIQDRGYVKLDNRRLFAEKMGEIVTDRLDENFNNLMNYAFTADLEGQLDKVADGERNWKELLNNFYGDFKQRLTKAQGENGMRRNQPVEVDAVHCKECDRPMQIRTGTTGVFLGCSGYNLPPKERCKGTLNLTPVESLAVLSDDEGAETADLMSKKRCPICETAMDSYVIDGGRKLHICGNNPDCEGFELEEGEFKIKGYDGPSIPCDKCDGEMQLKTGRFGPYFACTSCDNTRKVLKNGQPAPPRVDPIKMEHLRSTKHDDFFVLRDGAAGLFLAASKFPKVRETRAPKVSELRSVAEQLDPKYQFILNAPDTDPEGNPTLVKFSRKNQEQYVGSENAEGKQTKWSMVYRDGKWVDA from the coding sequence ATGGCGAACGCTCCTCGGTCCACATCCAAAAGCACCACAGCGAAATCTCCTGAAGCTGGGAAAAAACGTGCCTTAGTGATTGTGGAGTCGCCTGCAAAAGCGAAAACAATCAATAAGTATTTGGGTTCGGATTACATCGTAAAATCATCTGTGGGTCATGTGCGTGATCTACCGACAGGTGGTTCAGCAAAAACCGCAGAAAAAAAACCAGCCACCCGTGCCAAATTAACCGATGAACAAAAAGCTGAAAAAGCACAAAATGCATTGGTGAATCGTATGGGGGTCGATCCTGAGCATGACTGGAAAGCCAAATATGAAGTGCTTCCCGGCAAAGAAGGTGTGGTTGCAGAATTAAAAAAACTGGCATCGCAAGTCGATGAAGTTTATCTCGCAACGGATATGGACAGGGAAGGGGAAGCGATTGCTTGGCATTTAAAAGAAGTGATTGGTGGGGATGATTCACGTTACCAACGTGTGGTCTTCAACGAGATTACCAAGAATGCCATTCAGGAAGCGTTTAAACAGCCCTCTCGCCTCGATATCGATAAAGTCAATGCACAACAAGCCCGTCGTTTCTTAGACCGCATTGTGGGCTTTATGATCTCACCATTGCTTTGGGAAAAAATTGCCCGTGGTTTGTCAGCAGGTCGCGTGCAATCGGTTGCAGCCAAATTAGTCGTAGAGCGTGAACGTGAAATTCGTGCCTTTATTCCTGAAGAATATTGGCAAGTGTTTGCAGACACCAAGTCGAAAAAAGATGACATTCGTTTAGAAGCCGTCAAACAAGGTGGTAAAACCTTAAAACTGCAAAATAAAGCGCAAACTGATGCTTTATTAAAAATTCTCAATGATGCTGAATACAAAGTGTCTGCACGTGAAGATAAGCCAACCAAGGTCAATCCGAGTGCACCTTATATCACATCGACCCTGCAACAAGCAGCCAGCACCCGTCTTGGTTTCTCTGTAAAGAAAACCATGATGATGGCGCAGCGTTTGTATGAAGGTGGTTTTATCACCTATATGCGTACCGACTCGACTTTCTTAAGTGATGATGCGGTCAATATGGTGCGTGGTCATATCGAATCTGAGTTTGGTGAGAAGTATTTACCTGCCAAGCCAAACCGTTATGGTAACAAAGCCGGTGCACAAGAGGCCCACGAAGCGATTCGTCCATCTAATGTTGCACTAAAGGGCGACCAATTGGTGGGTGCAGAGCGTGATGCACAGCGCTTGTATGATCTGATTTGGCGTCAGTTTGTGGCGTGCCAGATGACACCAGCAGAATATTTATCATCTACGATTTTAGTGGATGCCAATGGTGTTGAACTGAAAGCCAAAGGTCGCACCTTAGTCTTTGATGGTTTCACCAAAGTGCGTGGCGCCAACAAAGCAGATGATGATGTGTTATTGCCAGCAGTCAAAGTCGGTGAAGTGTTGAAGCTCGAGAAGTTAGACCCTTCTCAACACTTTACTAAACCACCTGCGCGTTTCACTGAAGCATCATTGGTGAAAGAACTTGAGAAAAAAGGCATTGGACGTCCATCGACCTATGCTGCGATTATTTCGACCATTCAAGATCGTGGTTATGTGAAGCTCGACAACCGTCGTCTCTTTGCCGAGAAGATGGGTGAAATCGTGACGGATCGTCTCGATGAAAACTTCAATAACTTGATGAACTATGCTTTTACCGCAGATCTTGAAGGTCAGCTCGATAAAGTCGCAGACGGTGAGCGTAATTGGAAAGAATTACTCAATAATTTCTACGGTGATTTCAAACAACGCTTGACCAAAGCCCAAGGTGAGAACGGTATGCGCCGTAATCAACCTGTGGAAGTGGATGCAGTGCATTGTAAAGAATGTGACCGCCCAATGCAGATTCGTACCGGTACGACGGGTGTGTTCTTGGGCTGTTCAGGCTATAACTTGCCACCGAAAGAACGTTGTAAAGGTACGCTGAATTTAACCCCAGTAGAATCTTTGGCAGTCTTGTCGGATGACGAAGGTGCTGAAACTGCGGATTTAATGTCGAAAAAGCGTTGTCCAATTTGCGAAACTGCAATGGACAGTTATGTGATTGATGGTGGTCGTAAACTTCACATTTGTGGTAATAATCCAGACTGTGAAGGTTTTGAACTTGAAGAAGGTGAGTTCAAAATTAAAGGCTATGATGGTCCAAGCATTCCATGTGATAAATGTGATGGCGAAATGCAGCTCAAGACCGGTCGTTTTGGTCCTTACTTTGCCTGCACCAGTTGTGATAACACCCGTAAAGTATTGAAAAACGGTCAACCTGCACCACCACGTGTTGATCCAATCAAAATGGAACACTTACGTTCAACCAAGCATGATGACTTCTTTGTTCTTCGTGATGGCGCGGCAGGATTATTCTTGGCCGCGAGTAAGTTCCCGAAAGTCCGTGAAACTCGTGCACCGAAAGTGTCAGAGCTTCGTTCTGTAGCTGAACAGCTCGATCCAAAATATCAGTTCATTTTGAATGCACCGGATACCGATCCTGAAGGGAATCCAACCTTGGTGAAATTCAGCCGTAAGAACCAAGAGCAATATGTCGGTTCTGAAAATGCGGAAGGCAAACAAACCAAGTGGAGTATGGTCTACCGCGATGGAAAATGGGTCGATGCTTAA
- a CDS encoding DUF6586 family protein, whose product MSRVARFHADRTNQKLYFARLACQQSERTDHVQQAQAHREAAVFHLHGAVLAFLQELVRYYRLNDLAPTLKSIEEHMADKGQVSPEVTVMQQLAKQGFIAELKRAYRMCQYAPEPSAPEPEDETSSNLIIKVTQTPQAWLPDTQILREWHRDLTQLIDGFRNEMVEF is encoded by the coding sequence ATGTCTCGTGTTGCTCGCTTTCATGCCGATCGTACCAATCAAAAATTATATTTTGCACGTCTTGCATGTCAGCAATCGGAGCGAACCGATCATGTTCAGCAAGCACAAGCACATCGTGAAGCTGCGGTGTTTCATTTGCATGGTGCGGTATTGGCTTTTTTACAAGAACTGGTGCGTTACTACCGCTTAAATGATTTAGCACCGACCTTAAAGTCGATTGAAGAGCATATGGCAGATAAGGGACAAGTGTCGCCTGAAGTAACGGTGATGCAGCAACTGGCAAAACAAGGTTTTATTGCTGAACTCAAACGGGCGTATCGGATGTGTCAGTATGCCCCTGAACCGAGTGCGCCCGAACCTGAAGATGAAACCTCATCAAACTTAATTATTAAAGTCACCCAAACGCCACAAGCATGGTTGCCGGATACGCAAATTTTAAGAGAATGGCATCGTGACTTGACCCAATTGATTGATGGTTTTCGTAATGAAATGGTTGAGTTTTAG
- a CDS encoding ammonium transporter codes for MDNVGIWVTVVIVIFVVGSIFGLRVNPREKALGIMRDKARKIALHPRLVAAPDWTNIPKATENRASMVAYYSVLIPEARLPLMRALVEEQKLRVVHGDEKFNDLPIALKGIYAIDMQANCVGLYWDEESDLRATQLEDIKAYLHSLAEL; via the coding sequence ATGGATAATGTTGGAATTTGGGTCACGGTTGTCATCGTGATTTTCGTGGTGGGCTCGATTTTTGGATTAAGAGTTAATCCGAGAGAAAAAGCCTTGGGCATCATGCGTGATAAAGCACGAAAAATAGCGTTACATCCACGGCTTGTAGCAGCACCAGATTGGACAAATATTCCAAAAGCAACTGAAAATCGTGCCAGTATGGTGGCGTACTATAGCGTTTTAATTCCAGAAGCACGTCTACCCTTAATGCGTGCCTTGGTCGAAGAACAAAAATTACGTGTCGTACATGGCGATGAAAAATTTAATGATTTACCGATTGCATTAAAGGGCATTTATGCTATTGATATGCAGGCCAACTGTGTTGGACTCTATTGGGATGAAGAATCTGACCTTAGAGCGACACAGTTAGAAGATATTAAAGCGTATTTGCATTCATTGGCTGAACTTTAA
- the rpmB gene encoding 50S ribosomal protein L28: MSKVCQVTGKRPVVGNNVSHANNKTKRRFEPNLHHHRFWLESEKRFVRLRLTTKGMRIIDKLGIEKVVADLRAQGQKI, translated from the coding sequence ATGTCTAAGGTTTGCCAAGTTACCGGCAAGCGTCCAGTCGTTGGTAACAACGTCTCACACGCCAACAACAAAACTAAGCGCCGGTTCGAGCCGAACCTGCACCACCACCGTTTCTGGTTAGAAAGCGAAAAACGTTTTGTACGTCTTCGTTTAACCACTAAAGGTATGCGTATTATCGACAAATTGGGTATCGAAAAGGTTGTTGCTGACCTACGTGCTCAAGGTCAAAAGATCTAA
- the rpmG gene encoding 50S ribosomal protein L33, with product MRDKIRLVSSAGTGYFYTTTKNKRTMPEKMEIKKFDPKIRQHVIFKEAKIK from the coding sequence ATGCGTGATAAAATTCGCCTAGTTTCTTCTGCTGGTACAGGTTATTTCTATACCACAACTAAGAACAAACGTACTATGCCGGAAAAAATGGAAATCAAAAAATTTGATCCAAAAATCCGTCAACACGTAATTTTCAAAGAAGCTAAAATTAAATAA
- a CDS encoding RNA recognition motif domain-containing protein yields MKILVRNLDRTVPQAELLKLFQAYGTVDSCTLVMDEVTKKSKGFAFVEMPHGREAVKAIKGLNTLRLHGQGIRVKQAEDKPADQAESK; encoded by the coding sequence ATGAAAATTTTAGTTCGTAATTTAGATCGTACGGTTCCACAAGCTGAATTACTTAAACTCTTTCAAGCATATGGCACAGTCGATTCATGTACTTTGGTGATGGATGAAGTGACCAAGAAATCGAAAGGTTTTGCCTTTGTTGAAATGCCACATGGTCGTGAAGCGGTAAAAGCCATTAAAGGCTTGAACACGCTCCGTTTGCATGGTCAAGGTATCCGCGTGAAGCAAGCTGAAGATAAACCTGCTGACCAAGCGGAAAGCAAATAA
- a CDS encoding glycerate kinase family protein, which produces MTALTFVLAPDSFKESMTALQACQAMQRGIHQILPNAQCIHAPMADGGEGTVDALIAALNGTRIACQVMGPLPTQQISTYFGLVDAGQTAVIEMAKANGIDLLAPEQRNPLFTTTYGTGQMIRQALDSGVTKIIVGLGGSVTNDGGAGMAQALGAKLLDQSGNQIGYGGGQLHQIEQIDLRHLDPRLAEVDIIIASDVTNPLCGENGASQVFGPQKGASPDMVKQLDTNLAHFAQLVEAQFKIHVKHVAGAGAAGGLGFGLMAFAGAHIQSGAALIIHEIGLAEKIAQADYVLTGEGSIDFQTKFGKTPWAVAQVAKILNKPVIAFAGRIGEGVEALLQEGFSHIMGINEPDCDLQTALKNAEKNLETTCQKVVAGWI; this is translated from the coding sequence ATGACTGCACTGACTTTTGTACTTGCACCAGACTCATTTAAAGAAAGTATGACGGCTTTACAAGCATGCCAAGCCATGCAACGGGGAATTCATCAGATCTTGCCCAATGCGCAGTGTATTCATGCCCCCATGGCAGATGGTGGTGAAGGCACCGTGGATGCATTGATTGCTGCATTAAATGGTACTCGAATTGCATGTCAGGTTATGGGGCCTTTGCCTACACAACAGATCTCGACTTATTTTGGATTGGTCGATGCAGGTCAAACCGCTGTGATTGAAATGGCCAAAGCCAATGGCATTGATTTATTAGCACCTGAACAGCGCAATCCATTATTCACCACGACCTATGGCACAGGGCAAATGATTCGTCAGGCTTTAGACTCGGGGGTGACTAAAATCATTGTCGGTTTAGGCGGCAGTGTGACCAATGATGGCGGTGCAGGCATGGCGCAAGCTTTGGGGGCGAAACTTTTAGATCAATCGGGAAATCAAATCGGATACGGTGGTGGACAACTCCATCAAATTGAGCAGATTGATTTAAGGCATTTAGATCCGCGTTTAGCTGAAGTGGACATTATCATTGCAAGTGATGTCACCAATCCACTCTGTGGTGAAAATGGCGCGTCGCAAGTATTTGGTCCGCAAAAAGGTGCTAGCCCTGACATGGTCAAACAGTTAGATACAAACTTGGCTCATTTTGCTCAGTTGGTCGAAGCACAATTTAAGATTCACGTGAAACATGTTGCAGGCGCAGGTGCGGCAGGTGGTTTGGGTTTTGGCTTGATGGCTTTTGCTGGTGCACACATTCAATCAGGTGCAGCATTGATCATTCACGAAATAGGATTGGCCGAGAAAATTGCTCAAGCAGATTATGTGCTTACGGGTGAGGGCAGTATCGACTTTCAGACAAAATTTGGTAAAACCCCTTGGGCTGTGGCGCAAGTCGCGAAGATTTTGAATAAGCCGGTGATCGCTTTTGCAGGTCGAATCGGTGAGGGAGTTGAAGCGTTGTTGCAAGAAGGCTTTTCGCACATTATGGGCATAAATGAGCCTGATTGTGACTTACAAACGGCATTGAAAAATGCCGAGAAAAATTTGGAAACAACTTGCCAGAAAGTTGTCGCGGGTTGGATATAA